TGGTGGCAGGTTCCGGCAACGATACCTTGTCCGGCGGCGCTGGCAACGACCGCCTGCTCGGTGGCGAGGGCGACGATGTCTACGTCTTTACCGGCGGGCAGGACCTGATCGAAGAATCTTCTGGAACGGACACGCTCAAATTTGCTGCAGGCATCACCTTCAACCAGGTAGCCTCCGGCCTGCTCAAGTCCGGAGATGACCTGGTACTGCGGGTGGGCGGTGGTACCGACCAGGTGACATTGAAGGATTTCTTCCTCGGCGGCGATGCACTGGTCGAGACCATCGAATTTGAAAGCGGCGGCCAGTTGACTGCGGAGCAGATATTCGGTGCCTTCGGCCTGCCAGTGCCGGCCCCGCAGGAAGGCTATGCGCAGACATTGGATGGCAGTGCTGGCGACGATGCGGCCCTCGATGGGGGAGCAGAAGCCGACCTGATCCGTGGTTTCAACGGCAATGACCAGTTGAGCGGCGCCAGCGGAGATGACCATCTGGAGGGCGGCAACGGCGCAGATATCCTGAGTGGTGGCAGTGGCGACGATCAGCTGATTGGCGGACGCGGTGACGACCTCTATGTTTTCAACGCCGGGGATGGCCAGGATGTGATCGACAACACAGGGGGAGGCCTTGATGTACTGCGTTTCGAAGACATCGGTTTCAACGACGTGGCCAGTGGCCTGCAGAAGTCCGGTGACAATCTGGTGTTGCAGGTGAGTGGCGGTAGTGATCAGGTCACCCTGCGTGACTTCTTCAAAGGGGGCGATCACGCCATCGACCGCATCGAGTTTTCCTCTGGTGGCGAGTTGACGGCTGATCAGATCTTCGGCGCCTTTGGTCTGAGTAATCCCGACCCGGTGGGGTCGCCAGATTATCAGGGGCTGCCGGACGAGCGCGGTTTTGGCACTTTGACAGTGGGTAGTTCGGCAGATGAGATTATTCTCGCTTCTTCCGATGCCGACTTTATTGATGCCGGTGCGGGCAGCGATCAGCTGCACGGAAACCTCGGTGACGACTATCTTGTCGGTGGTGAAGGCGATGATACCTACCACTTTGCTGCGGGAGGTGGAGTCGATACCATCAATAACTTCTCCAATTCTGCGGGTAACGACGAGTTGCAGTTTGCCGACGGTATCGACGAGTCAGACTTGTGGTTCCATCGCGATGGTGATGATCTGGTCGTGGATCTGCTCGGCACTCAGGATCAGGTGCGGGTTCAGGACTGGTACCTGGACCCCGCCAACCAACTGGATGCGGTGCGGACGGATGATGCCGTTATTACGGCCAGTGAAGTGGAGCAATTGGTAACGGCCATGGCCGCATTTGGCGCTCCCGCCGGTGGCGAGCTCAATTTGACACCGGAAGACCAAAGCCAGGTGAACACAGCGATCGTTGCCGCCTGGCAGGCCAGTGCCTAGTGGTCCATGCGGAATATTCTGTAACCGATCACTTCGCCACAGACTCCAGGGCGACGCTGCAAAAGCTTGAATTAACGCTGCTAGTCCTGCGCTTTTTCAACGCCCCCCTGGAGCCTGTGGCTGTGTGCTTTAGTTACCGAATTTTCCGCATGGACCACTAGGCGGTAAACTCCTTGCCCCGGAGAGCCACTCCGGGGCAAGGACGTCAACATCCGGCCTGTGGTGGCACCCACAGCTAGTTGTGAACCCAGGCGGGATCATGACTGAGGGCTCCCCCTATACCTTCGATCTTGTGACCCCGTTGGCACCAATAGTCGCTTCACACTGTTGAAGCGGCTTTGTCATTCGGGCCATCCCTGGCCCTCACCCTTTGGGCAGCCTTCGGCTGTGCAAAACGGCAATCCTGCCGTTTCGTCATTTCTCTCGCATGCGTATAATCGCCCGCCTTTCCAATTGCACTTTTTGTGTACACTTTATGGCCTTACCCTTGGGTGGCCCCGGTACACCGTCCTGCTAATGAGTACTCAATATGACTGAATCCAACCGCGAACTGGTTATCGTCGGCGTCGACGCCACCGCATTTGATGCGTTGCTGGAGATTCTCGCCGAGCGCAAAACCGTGGCGCCGGCGGACCTGAAGTTGCTGGCCGCGGATGCGGCGGATGCGGATCCGCAGGTGTTTGCCAATCGCAGTATTGCGGTGCAGGTGGCAAAGGATTTCACCTTCTCTGAAGGGCAGGTGGTTCTGCTGTTGAACAGTGACGACACGGCGCGCGAAGTGCTGGCGGCCGCGGAAGCTGCCGGCGCCTGGGTGATCGATGCGGCGGGGATTACCCGTGGCGATGAGAGTGTTGCCCTTGTTCATCCGCTGCTGAACAGTGCCGAGGTGCAGTCTGGTGAGCGCAATGTAGTCGCGCTGCCGGTGGCCGGGGCGGCGATGGTGGCGGAGGCGTTGTATCCGCTGAAGTCGCAGTTGCATTCGGTGGAGGTGGTGTTGAATCAGCCGGTTTCCGCGCTGGGTAAATCCGCGGTGGATTCTGCCGCGGCGCAGACCGCGCGAATGTTCAATGGCCAGGAAGCAGAGGTGGACCCGACCACGGGTCAGCGTCTTGCCTTCAATCATCTGAGCTCTGCCGAAGCCATTCTGGAGAGCGGCCACAGTTTTGGCGAGTTGGCGTTGGTGCACGAGTTGCGTCGCCTGTTGGGAGACGAGCTGCTGCTGGATGCCACCATCAACACCACCTCGGTATTTCATGGGCAGCTGGCCAATATCAGCGTGACGTTGAAAGAGGCGCAGCCTCTGGATACGGTGCGCGGCCTGCTCGCCAATGGTGCGCGCCTGGAGATGCGCGAGCGCCCTTCTGCGGAAGAGGCCGTCGGGGGAGAGAACACCTTACTTGGCAGGCTGCGTCAGGGCTTGGTTAGCCCACGGCAGGTTAATTTTTGTGCGGTTTCCGATAATCTTCGGAAAGACGTCGCAATTAATTGTGCGCAGATTGTCCACTTGTTGCTAAAAATCCATTGATATTTAATACTTAGCGGCCATTCGTAAGGTTTCTCCTTAACTTTGCCCATTTGCATCCAAAAGCGGTGCTTGGCGTAAAGAATGCCCAACTGCGGCAAAAGGAGGCACTAGGCAACATTGCGGATGGATTGCTGATTAAACGGGGGGCGATTTCATCGCCGGGGAGTAGAGCCCTGCGCCAGCGCACGGGCTTTTTTGATAATTGATTGTGCAGAAAAACTGCGCAAGTCCGGCATCCGAATAGTGCATTTTGTGTGTTTTTTGTTCGGGTTCCGGGTAGATTCTAACAATAAAGGGAATCGGTTATGCGTGTGCAAAAGCTGGCACTAGCGGTAGGTCTGGTCAGTGCACTGGGGAGTAATGTATCTCTGGCACTCGGACTGGGGGAGATCAAACTCAACTCCACTCTGAACCAGCCTCTCGACGCTGAGATCAAGCTGCTGCAGACCCGTGGCCTGACAGAAAACGAAGTCAAGGTGCGGCTGGCCAGTAACGAAGACTTTGAGCGGGCCGGTGTAGATCGGGGCTATGGCCTGAATGATCTGCGCTTCGAAGTGGATTACTCCGGTAGTGAGCCCGTTGTCCGCATTTCCAGTCGCCAGCCGATTCGCGAGCCCTTCCTGAACTTCCTGGTGGAAACCCGCTGGCCCAGTGGTCGTCTGCTGCGTGAATACACGCTGCTGATGGACCTGCCTGCCTTCTCCACTAATACTGCGTCCCAGCCTGTGCGCGCCGCCGAGCGCGAGCGCCAGCAGGTGCGTCGCGAGGCGCCGGTACAGCGTCCGCTGCAAACGACGACTACACAGCGTCCGGAACCTGCGCCGGTAGAGCCGGCGGCGGAGACTGCTCAGCCGACGCCGAGCGCCGAGCCGGAAACGGTTCAACAGCCGGCAGAATCCTATGCCGAGCCGAGCGCGCCCGCAGACAGCGGCAGCCGCGTTTACGGTCCGGTTGAAGCCAACAAAACTCTGTGGGAAATTGCCCGCGATACCCGTGAAACCCGCGACCTCTCTGTCCAGCAGAGCATGCTGGCAATCCAGCGCCTGAATCCCGAAGCGTTCATCAACAACAATATCAACCTGCTGAAGAAGGGCGCAGTATTGCGCCTGCCCACAGCGGAAGATGTGCGCGCCATGTCTCGTAGTGAAGCCGTGACCCAGGTTGCGACCCAGAACGAGGCCTGGCGGGATCGCGTGGGTGATGTTGCCAGCGATGCCGTGGGGGCGCCTCTGGATGGACGCGCGGCAGAAGCCGATGCTGCCATTAGTGAAACGCCGGAAGGCCGTGTCTCCCTTGCGGCACCGGGCGATAACGAATCCGTACTGTCCGGTTCCGGTAGTGGCGCCAGTGAAAGTGAGGCGCTTGAGGGGGAGCTGGTCGCTACCGAAGAAGAGTTGGATAAGTCCCGTCTAGAGAGCGCCGAGCTGGAGGACCGCATCGGCGAGCTCAACGAGCAGATCGATACCATGGAACGCATGGTAGAGGTGTCCAACGAAGAGATGCGCGCAGTGCAGGATGCTGCGGCGGAAACCGATGCGGGCGAAGCTGACGCCGGTGAAGTTGATGCAAACGGCGCCCTGACTGAAGAATCGCTTTCCGAAGACGCTTCAGAACCGTTGGCCGAAGAGACTCCGGTGGCCGCTGGAGAAATGTCAGAAGCAGACGGTACTGCTGACGCCGAAACCGCAGCTGAAGAGGCGGCGCCCGAGCCGGCCGCTGAGGACGAGGGCTCCCGCAACCGGGTAGTGGTGCAGACCCGGTCTGAACCCACACTGGTCGAGCAGCTGATGGAAAATATCCATCTGATCGGTATCGGCGCTGTGGCATTGCTGGCGGCAGTATTCGGCTTCTTTACCTGGCGCCGTCGCAAAGAGGAAGAAGAGGCGATTCGCCAGGTGGAGGCGGAAATGGCCGCTGAATCCACGGTAGCCGAGGAGCCGGTATTCGAGGAAGGTGAAGATAACCTGAGTGCAGTGGAGGAGTTCGAAACCAGCGAATCCCTCGACCTCGACGAACTGGGCGAAGTGGAAACCGATGACCCGGTGGGAGAAGCCGAAATCCACCTGTCCCTGGGACAGTACCAGGAAGCCGAATCCAAGCTGTTGAAAGGGCTGGAGGGGGCACCGGCGAATATTGATGCACGCCTGATGCTGCTGGAAGTATACGCTCAACGGCAGAATGTCACCGATTTTGACGACCACTATCGCCAGTTGCTGGGTTACAGCGATGGCCCGGCAGCGGATCGCGCCGCTCGTCTGCGGGAAACCATTGCCGATGCCGGTACCTTCGAATTGCCTGACATTGATTACTCCAGTGAGTCACTGGAAGCGGTGCAGCTCGACGACCTTGGCGCAGATCTGGACGACGGAGACTTCAGTGCCTCGTTTGAGGATCTGGAGGAGTTTTCGTCAAGCAGCAGTGAACAGGCTGCTGAGAGTGAAGATGACCTCTCGCTGGATGATCTGAGCCTGGAGCTGGATTCCGGGGAAGAAACCACTGGCCAGCCTGGAGCCAGCGCGCAGTCCGATGATGCGCTCGAGCTGGATCTGGATTTGGGAGAAGACCTGGATCTTGGCGAAGATCTGGATTTGGGCGATAGCCTGGAAAGTGAATGGTCTTCAGAAAAGAATGAAGCGATCGAGCTGGAGACGGCCCAAGATGTAACCCGGGTGCCGTCGTCGGACGCGAAGGCTTCGGCTTCGAGTGAATCTGATGAGGATTTCAATTTCGACGAATTCAGTGCCGGTGGTGAACTGGACCTGGATCTGGACACGCTCGACCTGGATGGAGACCTGGATCAGCACGAGACCAATGCGGGGGGCGCTTCTGAAGACTCCCCGGAAATGGCGTTCGAGCTGGATATGGAACCGCAGGCGGACACCACATCTGATGTCAACAGTAAAGATGAGAGCGGCCTGGAATTCGATCTCGATCTGACGCCGATGGACGAAGATCAGCCGTCCGAGTCACAGACACAGCAGACAACTGCGGAGTCCGATGCGCTGGCGGATGACGACCTGGAAAGCTTTGGTGACGACCTGGGCGAACTGGATCTGGATTCCATCGATCTGGGCGAATTTGAGCTCGAAGGCGATGAGCTGACTGGCAGTGGTCAGGAAAGTCGTCAGGCTGACACTGCAAGCCGGGCGACGGGCGGTCGGGAACCGGAACCAGAATCCGACGATGTCGCGGTGGCTGAGGCTCCGTCGCAGGCCAAACCTCCCCCCCAGAAAGAAACCCTGGAAGACGATGATCTCAACTTTGATCTCGAAGGTGACCTGGACGCCGAGCTGAACCTGCTTGAAGGTGGTGATGAGGTCAGCACCAAGTTGGAGCTGGCCCAGGCTTACCTCGATATGGGGGATAAAGACGGTGCCCGCGAAATTCTGGGTGAAGTTGCCGACGAGGCTACCGGTGAGCCGCAACAGCGCGCCAGGGAAATGCTGGAGCGTATGAGCTGATCGCGGTCTAAGCGTTTTCCGCCATTTACGGCAACAACACCTTGACCCCGCACATCGCGGGGTCTTTCTTTTCAGTCCGTTGCTTTCCAGCCTGTTACATCAGTCTGCTCCCACAGGCTAATATCCTGGAACCTGGGAGGCTGTATATTCTGAGGTAATAGGGGCAGCGCAGTTGTAATTTTTCTGGTCAAATCATGAGTGGTCACTACCAATACAAAGCGAATGGCGAAGTGCCGCCCGGGGAGTCGCTGCCGGATGGCCTGCGGCGGATTGCGTTGGGGGTGGAATATTGCGGAACCCGGCTGCGCGGCTTTCAGAAGCAGAAGCACGATCCGCATACGGTGCAGGAAACCCTGGAAAAGGCGCTGTCCATGGTGGCAGCCGAACCGGTGACCCTGGTCTGTGCCGGGCGCACCGATGCCGGGGTGCACGCTACCCGACAGGTCATTCATTTTGACACCCATGCAATCCGCCCGACCAAGGCGTGGATTCAGGGGGTAAATACCCAGATGCCATTTGATGTGCGCGTGCACTGGGCACAGGAAATGCCGGCGCAGTTTCACGCGCGCTTCTCCGCCAGGCGGCGAACCTATCGCTATCTGATCCACAGCGCACCCACGCGTTCCGCGCAGGCATCCAGTGAGGTGACCTGGACCGACCGGGTGCTCGATATCGATGCCATGCGCGCGGGTGCCGAGCACCTGATCGGCGAGCACGATTTCAGCAGTTTCCGCGCGGCCCAGTGTCAGGCCAGGTCTCCGGTGCGTCGGCTGTTGAAGCTGGATATCGGCCGTGTGGGTCAGTTGATCGTGCTGGAAGTCAGCGCCACGGCCTTCCTGCACCATATGGTGCGCAATATCGCCGGCGTGTTGATGGCAGTGGGGCGCAACGATCACCCCCCGGCCTGGGTGGGTGAAGTGCTGGCCGCGAAAGACCGCGCCGCCGCCTGCGTCACCGCTCCGCCCCATGGGTTGTACCTGGTGGACGTGGAGTATCCCGGGGAGTTTGTGCTGCCGGAGGTGGAGCCAGGCCCGCTATTGGTGCCGCTGCCGCTGGGTGGTTTGCCGGCTGATTGAATTGGCGCCTGTCTGGTGCCCGCGTTCCCCGCGCTGCGCCAATCTGCTAGTATCGCGGGCTCTCCAGTTTTCATGTCCGTCCGTCTCTGGCAGATCAATGATCTGGCGGTATTTGCTGATGCGAACCGGGATTGAGGTTGCAGTCCTGCCCGCTGACGGCGGCCTGTAGCAGCGGTTTGATGGATTATGCGCGTAAAAATCTGTGGTATTACCTGTGTCGAAGATGCGGAAGTGGCGGTGCAGGCCGGCGCCGACGCGCTGGGGCTGGTGTTTTACCCGCCCAGTCCCCGCAATGTCTCCCCGGAGCAGGCCGCCGAAATCGCGCGGGCGGTATCGCCGTTCGCGGTGTTGACCGGTCTGTTCGTGGATGCCCACCCGGACCAAGTGGAGCAGGTGGTGCAGCAGGTGCCACTCAACCTCTTACAGTTTCACGGCGCCGAAACCGCGCTCTATTGTCGGCAGTTCCGCCGACCCTATATCAAGGCACTGCGCATGAAGCCGGATCTCGACCCGCTGGAGGCGATGGCGCCCTACGTGGATGCGCGGGGCTTCCTGCTGGATGCCTATCGTCCCGGCGTGCCCGGCGGCACGGGTGACACGTTTGACTGGCAGCGGGTACCCCGAAGCAGCGGGCGTTCCATTGTGTTGGCGGGCGGGCTGAACCCGGACAATGTGGCGGAGGCCATCCGCGCCGCACGGCCCGATGCCGTGGATGTCAGCGGCGGCGTTGAGGCATCCCCCGGGCGCAAAGATCCGCACAAGGTGCGCGCCTTTATTCACGCCGCCAGATCGGCGTGCGAACAGAATTTGCAGAAGGAGTTTGAGCAGTGAGTAAACCCACATCCCCCATTGATTTCGGGGCCTACCCGGATGCGCGCGGGCATTTTGGCGAGTTCGGCGGTCGCTTTGTATCGGAAACCCTGATCAGCGCCCTGGATGAATTGCAGGAGATGTACCAGCGCCTGAAAAACGATCCGGAGTTTGTTGCCGACTTTGATAAAGATCTGGCGCACTACGTGGGACGCCCGTCACCGCTGTACCTGGCGGAGCGTTTGACCGAAGCCGCCGGTGGCGCGCGCATCTGGCTCAAGCGGGAAGATCTGAACCACACCGGCGCCCACAAGGTGAACAACACCGTGGGGCAGGCACTGTTGGCCAAACACAGCGGTAAGACCCGCGTGATTGCAGAGACCGGTGCCGGTCAGCACGGCGTGGCCACCGCCACTGTTGCCGCGCGCCTGGGGCTCAAGTGTGTAGTGTACATGGGCGCGGAAGACGTCAAGCGCCAGTCTCCCAACGTGTACCGCATGAAGCTGCTGGGGGCGGAAGTGGTACCGGTGGAGTCCGGTTCCAAAACCCTCAAAGACGCCATGAACGAGGCGATGCGCGATTGGGTCACCAATGTGGATGACACCTTCTACATTATCGGCACCGTGGCGGGCCCGCATCCCTATCCGCAGCTGGTACGGGACTTCAACTCGGTCATCGGCCGCGAGGCCCGTCGCCAGAGCCTTGAGCAGTTTGGACAACTGCCGGATGCCCTGGTGGCCTGTGTGGGCGGCGGATCCAATGCCATCGGCCTGTTCCATCCATTCCTCGGCGACGAATCCGTCAAGATGTACGGCGTAGAAGCCGGCGGTGACGGTGTCGAGACCGGCCGCCACGCGGCACCGTTGAACGACGGCGTACCCGGTATCCTGCACGGCAACCGCACCTACCTGATGGAAGACGAAGACGGCCAGATCATCGAGACCCATTCGGTTTCTGCGGGCCTGGATTATCCGGGCGTTGGCCCCGAGCACGCCTGGTTGCGGGATATTGGTCGGGTTGAATACGTGACCGCCAATGACGACGAAGCACTCGCGGCATTCCGCCAGCTGACCCGCACCGAGGGTATTCTGCCGGCGTTGGAATCCAGCCATGCGGTGGCTTATGGCCTGAAGCTCGCGGCCACACTGTCGCCGGAGCAGAACATCGTCATTAACCTTTCCGGGCGTGGCGACAAGGATATCTTTACCGTGGCCGCCATTGACGGCATCGAAGTTTAAGGAGTGGCGTCATGACCGAGGAAAATAAAGAAACTGCACAGGGCAATCGTATTGATCGCCGCTTCGCCAAATTGCGCGGCGAAGGCCGCAAGGCGCTGGTGACTTATATCGTTGCCGGCGATGGCGGTCTGGAGAATACCGTTGATCTGATGCATCAACTGGTCGCCAGCGGTTCCGACCTGATCGAACTCGGGGTGCCGTTTTCCGATCCCATGGCGGAAGGGCCGGTGATCCAGAAAGGCCATGAACGTGCACTGGCCAACAAAGCCTCCCTGCGCAAATGCCTGCAGCTGGTCAAAGAATTCCGCAGCAAAGATGTCGAGACGCCGGTGATTCTGATGGGCTATGCCAATCCTATTGAGAAAATGGGGGCCGAAGCCTTTGCGGATGGATTGAAAGCGGCCGGTGCCGATGGTGCGCTTACGGTGGATCTGCCGGCAGAAGAGGCGGGCCCGCTCAGCGAATTGCTGAGTGCGCGGGACCTGCGCAATATCTTCCTGCTGACGCCCACCACCAGTGACGCGCGCATTGCGCAAATCACCGGGCTTGCCAGCGGGTTTGTCTACTATGTATCCCTGAAAGGGGTGACCGGGGCTGGGCATCTGGATCTGGACTCGGTGCGCGACAATCTGGCCCGTATCCGCCAGCATACCGATCTACCGCTATGTGTCGGCTTCGGCATCAAGGATGGCGCCTCCGCCAAAGCCGTGAGTGCCGATGGCGATGGCGCGGTGGTGGGCAGCGTTCTGGTATCTGCTGTAGGTGAGGCCGGGGATGCCGCTGCAGCCAAGGATCGTATTGGCGCGATGGTGAGTGAAATGCGCGTGGCACTGGATGCCTGATAGACTGCGGATGTGCCGGATTGACTGGCCAGAAAGACCGTATGCGCGGCTTATCTGGCCAAGAGGGAATAGCGCGAAAGTGGTTTAATTCGCGGTTTCAGGATCGCCGGTCATTTATCATCTGCCGGTGCCCCTTGGTAAATTTACGGTAAATCGGGTAGAGAATCTGAACGCGGAAGACGTCTGTTGCTTTCGCGCCTCGCAAAATTGGAAGCAGAATGAGCTGGTTAGAAAAAATTGTTCCCGCGGTTATTCGAACCGAGCGCCGCTCCGGTGGCAGTAAAGTACCGGAAGGAGTGTGGAAAAAGTGCGTCAAGTGCGATGCCACTCTCTATCTGCCGGAGTTGGAGCGCAACCTGGATGTGTGCCCCAAATGTGACCATCACTTCCGTATTGGCGCCCGCCGTCGACTCGACCTGTTCCTCGACAACGAGGCGCGGGAAGAGCTGGCCACGGATGTGGAACCGGTCGACCGCCTGAAGTTTAAAGATGTCAAAAAGTACAAGGATCGCCTCACCCAGGCCCAGAAGGCCACCGGTGAAAAAGACGCGCTGATCGCGGTGCAGGGGTTGGTAAAAGGTCAGCCCGTAGTGGCCGTTGCATTTGAGTTTGCGTTTCACGGCGGTTCCATGGGCTACGTCGTCGGTGAGAAGTTTACCCGTGCGGCACAACGTGCTCTGGAAGAGAATATCCCGCTGGTCTGCTTTTCCGCGACCGGTGGTGCGCGTATGCAGGAGGCCTTGATCTCCCTGATGCAGATGGCGAAGACCTCGGCAGTGCTTGAGAAGATGCGCCGTGCCGGTGTGCCCTATATCAGCATCATGACCGATCCGGTTTACGGTGGTGTATCCGCATCCCTGGCGCTGCTGGGCGATATTAACGCCGCGGAGCCGGGTGCCCGTGCGGGGTTTGCCGGCCCCAACATTATCGAGCAGACCATCCGCCAGAAGCTGCCCAAAGGTTTCCAGCGCAGTGAGTTTCTGCTGGAGCACGGCGCGATCGACATGATTATCCCCCGCGCCGATATGCGCGATACCGTGAGCCGCCTGCTGGGCAAGCTTACCAATAACTGATCGTCCCTGACCTGAATCCCGCGACGATACTTTCGGCCAAACCCAGCCGCGGGAGAAGCGGTCGATACCGGGTGTGGTCTTGCGAGACCTTCAAAAACAGGGATGTTTTTGCAGAGCCCCCAGGGATGGGTTTACGGCGTGTCTCGCAAAACCACACCCGGTAGCGACAGCGCCAATGAGTTCCCCGAGAAAATGGGGGAGAGGGCATTGTCCCTCGATGTCTTCCTCCTGCCGCCTTTCGCGACTAAAATTCCCGCCGCTCTAGTCACTTTCGTCTCACTGTTTTAATCAACTCGGGCTTTCCCCATGCGCGATCTGCAATCCTGGCTCACCCGCCTGGAACAACTGCACCCCACGGAAATTGAACTGGGCCTGGAGCGGGTATCTGCGGTCGCCCGTCGGCTCGATGCCGACACTCCCGCGCGGCGGGTTGTCACCGTAGCGGGTACCAACGGCAAGGGCAGTTGTGTGCGCACGATGGAGGCGTTGCTGTGCTCCTCAGGTCACACCGTTGGGGCTTACAGCTCGCCGCACCTGTTGCGCTTTAATGAGCGGATCCGGATTGATGGGGAAGAGGTCGGTGATGAAGACCTGATCACTGCCTTCGAGGCGGTGGAGCAGGCTCGGGGGGAGACCAGCCTGACCTACTTTGAGTTCACCACGCTGGCGGCCTTCTGGTTGTTCAAGCGCGCCGAGGTGGAGTTTGCGCTGCTGGAAGTGGGGCTCGGTGGGCGCCTGGATGCGGTCAATCTGGTGGATGCGGATATTGCCGTGATCACCAGTGTGGCCGTAGATCACGAGGCCTGGCTGGGCAATGACCGCGAAGTGATCGGGGCCGAGAAGGCGGGCATCCTGCGCCGCGGTAAAACTTTTGTGTGTGCCGATGCGCACCCGCCTGCTTCGGTGGTGGATGCGGCTCGTGAGCTGGGATGCGAGAGCTACTTTATCGGTCACCAGTTTGAGATCGGGGACCATCGGTTCCGCCTGCAGGGGGAGCCGGAGCTGACTATTGGTGTGCCGCAGGTTCAGCTGCCGCCGGCCAGCGTCGCCGCCGCATTGACCGCGCTGTCGCTCGCAGGTGCGCTCCCGGGGGCAGACGAAGTCTGCCGGGTACTGGAAACACTCCAGATGCCGGGACGCTGCCAGCGTCTGGACTGGTTGGGCAGGGAGCTGGTGCTGGATGTCGGTCACAACCCCGCGGCAGCCACCTATCTGGCGGAATGGTTGGCGCAGCGGCCGGTTTCCGGGTGCACGCTGGCATTGGTGGCGGTGATGGCGGATAAGGATGTGCCCGGCCTGGTGGCGCCCCTCAAACACGAGATTGATCACTGGTTCCCGGCGTTGTTGCCGGACAATCCGCGCGCGGCAGATGCCGCTCAGCTGTTGCGCGGTTTGTCGGAAGCGGGGGTGCCTGAAGCACAGGTGGACCGCCAGTGCATGCCCGTTGCGGAGCGGTTGCAGTCGCTGATTGAAGTGCTGCAGGCGGGAGACAGGTTGCTTGTATTCGGTTCTTTCTTTACCGTTGCGGAAGTCCTGCAGCTCACAAGAGAACAACACGATGGCCAGTCGTAACAGTGACTCCGCCAATCCTTCTTCCAAAACTACCCGGAATACCCAGTCGCGTCGTCTGAACGACGGG
The Microbulbifer celer DNA segment above includes these coding regions:
- the accD gene encoding acetyl-CoA carboxylase, carboxyltransferase subunit beta, producing the protein MSWLEKIVPAVIRTERRSGGSKVPEGVWKKCVKCDATLYLPELERNLDVCPKCDHHFRIGARRRLDLFLDNEAREELATDVEPVDRLKFKDVKKYKDRLTQAQKATGEKDALIAVQGLVKGQPVVAVAFEFAFHGGSMGYVVGEKFTRAAQRALEENIPLVCFSATGGARMQEALISLMQMAKTSAVLEKMRRAGVPYISIMTDPVYGGVSASLALLGDINAAEPGARAGFAGPNIIEQTIRQKLPKGFQRSEFLLEHGAIDMIIPRADMRDTVSRLLGKLTNN
- the folC gene encoding bifunctional tetrahydrofolate synthase/dihydrofolate synthase, producing the protein MRDLQSWLTRLEQLHPTEIELGLERVSAVARRLDADTPARRVVTVAGTNGKGSCVRTMEALLCSSGHTVGAYSSPHLLRFNERIRIDGEEVGDEDLITAFEAVEQARGETSLTYFEFTTLAAFWLFKRAEVEFALLEVGLGGRLDAVNLVDADIAVITSVAVDHEAWLGNDREVIGAEKAGILRRGKTFVCADAHPPASVVDAARELGCESYFIGHQFEIGDHRFRLQGEPELTIGVPQVQLPPASVAAALTALSLAGALPGADEVCRVLETLQMPGRCQRLDWLGRELVLDVGHNPAAATYLAEWLAQRPVSGCTLALVAVMADKDVPGLVAPLKHEIDHWFPALLPDNPRAADAAQLLRGLSEAGVPEAQVDRQCMPVAERLQSLIEVLQAGDRLLVFGSFFTVAEVLQLTREQHDGQS